One Manduca sexta isolate Smith_Timp_Sample1 chromosome 26, JHU_Msex_v1.0, whole genome shotgun sequence genomic region harbors:
- the LOC115450485 gene encoding guanine nucleotide-binding protein-like 3 homolog: MAKFKLKKPSKRQPARLRYKIEKKVKEHNRKQKKEAKKNPKSKKQKPIQIPNVCPFKEEILKEVEAVKKHKEEERQKRKEQAKLEKQKKLEEKKNGNVSLDNMVANAATRGKVHDAFKGEEIPSNDIEFGKDRKQENSLKTYYREFKKVISEAEVILEIVDARDPLGTRCVQVEEAVREAGKRLVLVLNKADLVPRSNLTAWLQYLRRFAPAVPFKASTQDQQHNLGRKKMKHVVKEKEMKGSACVGAELLMSLLGNYCRNKGIKTSITVGVVGLPNVGKSSIINSLNRSRACNVGSTPGVTKQMQTVQLDSKIKILDSPGIVFHSGPESDSTVALKNAIKVGSLKDPATPATAILLRANKQTLVDLYSIPEFSTPPEFFAQLAKRMGKFKKGGVPDQDAAARILLNDWNTGKVRYFTEPPETLESDVHVDAKIVSAADEAKEFDINSFETMETEAINALDQHNNGVEAFKISSTGPVKAAAEDEMQVDEDQSSLLPKKLNIRSKLDKNNKSKEKNKANPEMELEGNTKQNKLRKMQFKKDKKKKMKFEKQTVDLAGVLENVNLTTFSKKDDYDFKEDFSL, encoded by the exons ATGGCGAAGTTTAAATTGA aaaaacCATCCAAAAGGCAACCAGCCCGTTTACGTTACAAAATAGAAAAGAAAGTAAAGGAGCACAACAGGAAACAAAAGAAGGAAGCAAAAAAGAATccaaaatcaaagaaacaaaagcCAATACAGATTCCCAATGTGTGTCCCTTCAAAGAAGAAATACTCAAAGAAGTTGAAGCTGTGAAGAAACACAAAGAAGAAGAGAGACAGAAGAGGAAAGAACAAGCTAAATTGGAAAAGCAGAAAAAGTTAGAGGAGAAGAAGAATGGCAATGTCAGCTTAGATAATATG GTAGCTAATGCAGCAACCAGGGGCAAAGTACATGATGCATTTAAAGGTGAAGAGATCCCATCAAATGATATTGAGTTTGGCAAGGACAGGAAACAAGAGAACTCGCTTAAGACATATTACAGAGAATTCAAAAAAGTTATATCAGAAGCGGaagttattttagaaattgtTGATGCCAGAGATCCtttag GAACCAGATGTGTGCAAGTGGAAGAGGCAGTAAGGGAAGCAGGCAAACGTCTAGTACTCGTCTTGAATAAAGCGGATCTGGTTCCACGCAGTAACCTCACAGCATGGTTGCAGTACTTGCGCAGGTTCGCACCCGCCGTACCATTCAAAGCATCCACCCAGGACCAACAGCACAATCTAGGCAGGAAGAAAATGAAACATGTTGTCAAAGAGAAAGAGATGAAAG GATCAGCATGTGTAGGCGCAGAGTTGCTAATGAGCTTGTTGGGCAATTACTGTCGCAACAAGGGAATAAAGACGTCCATCACGGTGGGCGTGGTGGGGCTGCCCAACGTGGGCAAGAGCTCCATCATCAACAGCCTCAACAGATCCAGGGCGTGCAATGTTGGCAGCACACCTGGAGTCACCAA aCAAATGCAAACCGTCCAACTGGATTCGAAGATCAAAATCCTGGACAGTCCCGGAATAGTGTTCCACTCAGGGCCTGAAAGTGATTCTACTGTGGCTCTAAAGAACGCGATCAAAGTGGGCAGCCTGAAGGACCCGGCGACGCCCGCCACCGCCATACTGCTGCGCGCCAACAAACAGACGCTCGTAGACTTGTACAGTATACCGGAGTTCAGCACGCCGCCG GAATTTTTCGCACAACTCGCAAAGCGGATGGGCAAGTTTAAGAAAGGCGGAGTCCCGGACCAGGACGCGGCTGCCAGGATTCTACTCAACGACTGGAACACTGGCAAG GTGCGGTACTTCACGGAGCCGCCCGAGACCCTAGAATCGGACGTCCATGTGGATGCGAAGATCGTGTCCGCCGCCGACGAGGCGAAGGAGTTCGACATCAACTCCTTCGAGACCATGGAGACGGAGGCCATCAACGCTCTGGACCAGCACAATAATGGTGTTGAGGCTTTTAAG ATTTCAAGCACCGGTCCAGTCAAGGCAGCAGCGGAAGACGAAATGCAAGTAGACGAAGACCAGTCTAGCTTACTccctaaaaaattaaacattagatCGAAACTagacaaaaacaacaaaagtaaAGAAAAGAATAAAGCTAATCCAGAAATGGAGTTGGAGGGCaacactaaacaaaataaattaaggaaAATGCAGTTcaaaaaagataaaaagaagaaaatgaaGTTTGAAAAACAAACTGTCGATTTAGCTGGCGTTTTGGAGAATGTAAATTTGACTACGTTTAGTAAGAAAGATGACTATGATTTTAAAGAGGATTTTTCACTTTAG
- the LOC115450488 gene encoding calreticulin, producing the protein MKAVALAVVSLLAISSINCDVFFEEKFLDDSWESNWVYSEHPGKEFGKFKLTAGKFYNDPEEDKGLKTSEDARFYALSRKFKPFSNDGKPMVVQFSVKHEQDIDCGGGYLKIFDCKLDQKDMHGESPYEIMFGPDICGPGTKKVHVIFSYKGKNHLIKKDIRCKDDVYTHLYTLIVHPDNTYEVLIDNEKVESGELEADWDFLPPKKIKDPEAKKPEDWDDRPTIPDPEDTKPEDWDKPEHIPDPDATKPEDWDDEMDGEWEPPMIDNPDYKGVWAPKQIDNPAYKGPWIHPEIDNPEYTADANLYKREEICAVGLDLWQVKSGTIFDNFLITDDPAVAKERGEVIKKTQEGEKKMKSEQDELEREKEKAEKPDDEDDDEDLDDEAGDAAPLEEHDEL; encoded by the exons ATGAAAGCTGTTGCGCTGGCGGTTGTCAGTTTACTGgcaatttcttcaataaattgTGATGTGTTCTTTGAAGAGAAATTCCTAGATG ATTCATGGGAATCTAACTGGGTGTACAGTGAGCACCCTGGCAAGGAATTCGGCAAATTCAAATTGACTGCTGGAAAGTTCTACAATGACCCCGAGGAAGATAAAG GTCTGAAAACAAGCGAGGATGCGCGATTCTACGCGTTGTCGCGCAAGTTCAAGCCGTTCAGCAATGATGGCAAGCCCATGGTGGTGCAGTTCTCGGTTAAGCACGAGCAGGACATCGACTGCGGCGGCGGCTACCTCAAGATCTTCGACTGCAAGTTGGACCAGAAGGACATGCACGGAGAGAGCCCCTACGAGATTATGTTCGGGCCTGACATCTGCGGCCCTGGCACCAAGAAG GTACATGTAATCTTCAGCTACAAGGGCAAGAACCACCTCATCAAGAAGGACATCCGCTGCAAGGACGACGTTTACACTCACTTGTACACGCTGATCGTGCACCCTGACAATACCTATGAGGTGCTCATTGATAACGAGAAGGTCGAGTCTGGTGAACTGGAGGCGGACTGGGACTTCCTCCCGCCCAAGAAGATCAAG GACCCCGAAGCCAAGAAGCCCGAGGACTGGGACGACCGCCCCACCATCCCCGACCCTGAGGACACGAAGCCCGAGGACTGGGACAAACCTGAGCACATCCCCGACCCTGATGCCACCAAGCCCGAAGACTGGGATGACGAGATGGACGGCGAGTGGGAACCACCCATGATCGACAACCCCGACTACAAGGGTGTTTGGGCGCCTAAAcag ATTGACAACCCAGCGTACAAAGGACCCTGGATCCACCCGGAGATCGACAACCCAGAGTACACGGCCGACGCCAACCTGTACAAGCGTGAAGAGATTTGCGCAGTCGGTTTGGACTTATGGCAGGTCAAGTCAGGCACCATCTTTGACAACTTCCTCATCACCGATGACCCAGCGGTCGCTAAGGAGAGGGGAGAGGTGATCAAGAAGACGCAAGAAGGAGAGAAGAAGATGAAGAGCGAGCAAGACGAGCTTGAGCGCGAGAAGGAGAAGGCGGAGAAGCCTGATGATGAGGATGATGATGAGGATCTCGATGATGAGGCCGGTGATGCGGCGCCTCTG GAGGAGCACGACGAGTTGTAA
- the LOC115455079 gene encoding uncharacterized protein LOC115455079 isoform X3, whose translation MEVSRVDGAPEPCFGLLNSRHYHYYDTHTEAPTTKRPTEKEEVTNKVRRNRMKRIEKLVQEWLMPWTATAASSGEPQSNFMDSFVASYYDLISFLFKMF comes from the exons ATGGAGGTGAGTAGAG TAGATGGAGCTCCTGAGCCGTGCTTCGGGTTACTCAATAGTCGCCATTACCACTATTATGACACGCACACAGAAGCACCCACCACAAAACGTCCCACCGAAAAAGAAGAAGTAACCAATAAAGTGAGACGAAATAGAATGAAAAGAATAGAAAAAT tgGTGCAGGAAtggt TGATGCCGTGGACAGCAACAGCAGCGTCATCAGGAGAGCCCCAAAGCAACTTTATGGACAGTTTCGTCGCTAGTTATTACGACCTTATatcttttctatttaaaatgttttga
- the LOC115455079 gene encoding uncharacterized protein LOC115455079 isoform X2, with protein MGNIIRYYWQLIMEVSRVDGAPEPCFGLLNSRHYHYYDTHTEAPTTKRPTEKEEVTNKVRRNRMKRIEKLVQEWLMPWTATAASSGEPQSNFMDSFVASYYDLISFLFKMF; from the exons atattactgGCAGCTGATAATGGAGGTGAGTAGAG TAGATGGAGCTCCTGAGCCGTGCTTCGGGTTACTCAATAGTCGCCATTACCACTATTATGACACGCACACAGAAGCACCCACCACAAAACGTCCCACCGAAAAAGAAGAAGTAACCAATAAAGTGAGACGAAATAGAATGAAAAGAATAGAAAAAT tgGTGCAGGAAtggt TGATGCCGTGGACAGCAACAGCAGCGTCATCAGGAGAGCCCCAAAGCAACTTTATGGACAGTTTCGTCGCTAGTTATTACGACCTTATatcttttctatttaaaatgttttga
- the LOC115455079 gene encoding uncharacterized protein LOC115455079 isoform X1 yields the protein MKFKWTVLSAIVLILLAADNGVDGAPEPCFGLLNSRHYHYYDTHTEAPTTKRPTEKEEVTNKVRRNRMKRIEKLVQEWLMPWTATAASSGEPQSNFMDSFVASYYDLISFLFKMF from the exons ATGAAATTTAAGTGGACCGTGTTAAGTGCCATAGTTTTG atattactgGCAGCTGATAATGGAG TAGATGGAGCTCCTGAGCCGTGCTTCGGGTTACTCAATAGTCGCCATTACCACTATTATGACACGCACACAGAAGCACCCACCACAAAACGTCCCACCGAAAAAGAAGAAGTAACCAATAAAGTGAGACGAAATAGAATGAAAAGAATAGAAAAAT tgGTGCAGGAAtggt TGATGCCGTGGACAGCAACAGCAGCGTCATCAGGAGAGCCCCAAAGCAACTTTATGGACAGTTTCGTCGCTAGTTATTACGACCTTATatcttttctatttaaaatgttttga